TTTGTAGCTATTTGCATAAGATAAGTTTAACTTTCTAACTTTTCATATTGTAAACTTCCAAACAAGACATGTCAATGGGTAATATATCTTTAGATATGATGTAGTGTCATCCCCGTGTTTACCCTGAGTTCCGTCGAAGGGAAGACGGGGATCCAGTCTACAATTACCTTTTTTGTTATACTTAGCAACCTATGAGTCCTTCACTACTGCAAATATTGATTTTGTTTTTTGCCGGCGTTTTTGCCAGCTTATTTGGCTCATTAGTTGGTGGTGCCGCTTTTATTACTATCCCCATTATGGCTTCGCTTGGCATCCCGCTTCCCGTAACTATTGCTGCCAACACATTCAGTAATCTTGGTATCAATCTTGGAGGATTTAATCAATTCAAAAAAAAGAAATTAATTAACTACAAAATCGGTTTTTTCTTAGCTTTTTTTGCTTTCTTTGGATCAATTTTCGGTTCATCTTTAGTTCTCAAAACTCCGGCAGTTTATATTAAGGTTATTCTTATTGTAGCTCTCTTCACCTCCCTATTCTCTCTATTTATTAAGCCTAAAAAGGGAGTTTTGTTAGATATCTCTAAAAAAATAACTAAACCTGCCTATATTCTTGGAGCAATTTTAGCTACGATTTTGGGTGCTTATTCGGGATTTTTGGGAGCCGGTGTTGCGACTTTTTATACTTATGGATTGATCTTTATTTTTAACCAAAGTTTTCTGGAAAGCACTGGAACTAGAAAAATACCGGGATTAGTCCAGTCGCTTGGAGCAACAGTTATTTTTCTTTTTAACAAACAGGTTAATTTTGCAATTTGCAATTTGCCTGCCTTTATTTTTTGGCATGTATCTTGGTTCCGAAATCGGAACCCACTATGGTATAAAGTTCGGCAACAAATTCATCAAAATTCTGTCAATAATAATCACGATTATTCTTCTGATAAAGTTTCTGAGATAATTTTAAAGAGTAATTTATTATCAATTATCGTAACTAAGTTTTTCTAACTCTATTGGCACTATAATTCCAAAAATTTTAAGTACTTTTTGAATATTTAATAAATTTTTTTTTGCGGTCTCTGTATCTATAATAGGTGTAAAATTCAAAACCTCTGAGTTCTCTTCTATAATTTCTTCTGATCCATCTTTTGGTAATGGAAGACCTAAATACCATGATAAAGAAGCAGCAATTGTCATAAGTTTTGCGTAGCTAATGATAGCAGTATGTTGATCAGAAACATATTTCAAGGTGGTATCCATAAAACGTGCAGTAATATCAGGTTTATAAGTAATGGTTTTTCCATCATTTGTCACAGCTAAATCAGAATATGAAAGTAAAGTAGAAACAAAAGAAAAAAGATGATAAGGTCCAGACAGAAAATCATTAGCAATTCCTAAGGTTTTACCTTTTTCATCAGGATTGGATTGTGTTTCTTCAAAGTATCTAAGCCACACATATAGTTTAGCATCATGACTTGATTGCAGAGAAACTGCTCCCCTTGCTACTACTTCAGCCGGATATGTGTGAATAAAATCTGCTTCGTACCCTTTTAATTGATTGAGCCACTCTACTTCGTCTTCACTAAATGTTTTTATACAATCATGACATAAACCAATTAATCCAAGATATTCTTCATTCAAAAGTGGTCCCCCACCACATTCCTGAGATAGTCTATTAATTTCCCGTGCCAAATGAGACATTAATTTGGATACTTTATCACTATGATAATAGATTAAATGTCCACTCCTTAACTGATTTTCTTTTAAGCGATTAACAATGTCATTATCAGTCACCCATTTTTTTAATAACGGTAATTTTGTAGTTTGTAAAAAATAGTCCTTTTCCGTAGGTATGGGTACGCCTAGTTGTTTGCTAATTTCTTTTACAACTGTCCATCTTTCTAAAATCTCATTTTGTGAAAAACCAAATTCCTTATCTGAAAAATCTATTCCAGCATTCATACGCAATGCATATTGAATTGTAGTGTTTATGGCAACAACATGAGCCCTGTCAATCCAATCTTTAGCTTTGTATGATGTCAATTCATCTGATCTTTTTGCATAAGGTTCAATAGCAAATAAATTAACTGCTGGATGAAGATAGGAATTCCAATTATTTTTAGCATCTTGGCCTAAATTAGCATTAGCTAAAGATACTAGTACGTTTGGTAATTCCGCTTCTTCAAAAAATTTTGGATGAGGACCATGAAGGATTAATTCCGCATATTTAGGGTGATTTAATTTATAAAGCAATAAAGCCAACTTTAGAACATTACTCGTTTTTATCGTTCTTTCGGGAGCATAAACAGGAAATCTATATAGCTTTAATAAATGAGGGTCAAGATCATTAAGCCCGTACTGCTCTACTATTTGTTCATCTATCACTTGACCCGCTTTGAACAATAAACCTGTTAAAAAGGTTACTCTTGGTGAAACTAATGTATCAATACCAACTAAAGCAACCACATTATTTAATTTATCAGCAGCATTTGTTGCAATTGTGGCAATACGAATTGCTGGCTCCTTTCTATGATTATTTTCTAATCTTTGCCATATTCCTAACTGACTGAATTCCTTAAAAACAATCTCTCCTTCTTTTTCAAGTGCTGAAAATTTATGTGTTTCGGGAATAGTATGAAAATTTTCGATTCTGTTCATAATAAACTCCTATTGAAATAGGCCATAATGCTTTATAAAAGCTGCTGACAAGCTATTTATTTCTTCCGTATGAATGCCGTTTTTTAAATCCATTCTGATTTGAGTAGATGATTGATTATTATTAATGTCTACTTGTAGATATTCATTAAATCTCATTCTATTAAGTAAACTATCAATCAATGATCTATTTTCTCCACGAACTTCAACTATATGAGGTATGGATCTATATTGATCATTGTTAGGATAATTCTTTAGACTATCACCCCCTATTAATCTCCATATTTTTGAGTTTCCAGATACTTCCTTCCTAATTTGTTCTAACAACTGGGTATTTTGCACATCAAACCAAATTGGGATAGCCGGATTTACAAGATGAACCTGCATTTCATTTATCGTTTGTAACAGTGCTATCCTTCTTCGTAAAGCCAAAGATGGAACTTCTCCACTTACTATTTCCCCAGCCTTAGAACGGCTAAAATCGTCTAATGCAATAAATGTTTCTGTATTACTTTCAACATAACGTTCTTTGATAGTTTCTATACCCGCTCTTATTGCCTTTATATGATGCTGTCCAAATGGAGCTCCAGTAGTACCAAAAACAATAGTATCAGTAATTTCTGGTTCATTATATCCTTTAATTTTTTTAGCGATTATGTCTAATATGTCTCTTTGAGCTTGATATAAAGATTTCATTGACTCTGCATTATTTGTTTCTGATGTAGATATTTGATAAAGCGTAAAATCGTCACCAAAATTAACAAGAGTTAGTACCTTTTTTGCTAATGTTGGAGAAACATATAATCCTTCTTGGATGAGTTTTGATAATTTTCGCCACGCTTGGCTTCGTTCAAATATATGTGGGTGTTTTAATTCCTCAAACAAAGTATCCGTCTTTACTTTCGATTGATCTACAATATCAATCTCTGGTTCTCTTCTTTCATTCAAAATGGCCAGTGTTCTATTGGATAAATTTTCAATGTCAATCCTATCAACAATTTTTTTACACACTTCAGATAATTGCCTATAATAAATATTAGAAAATAGTTCTCCTCCCAGATTTCCTTCAACAACAACGTCTATCTTTTCATTTATTATATTTGCTTCTGACCGATGTAATGAAGCCCCAATTAATTTTAATAATTTTTGCTTTGCTGTCTTTTCAATATCTAAATTTCCTTCCATTATCGCTTTTTCTATTTCCATGGTTATTTCCTGAGACCTAGTACTTAATGCTAAATCAGATGTATTTATTAAGGAAGCGTTCTCTTTTGCGGTTTGCAACCATTCTTGTTCTAAACCCCCATGAAATGCTATGTGCTGACTATCAGCAGGATTTGACCTCCCTTTAAATGGATCTGTAAACAGCATTTCCGGTTTAAATGATGTTATTGATATATACCTATGTTCCCGTGCAAGAACGTCAATTATCTCAGCATTTGGTGGAACATCTCCGTTTTCTAACTGCCAAGTATTTAATAAATTTAAGTCACCTGTAACTTGAGATCCAAAAAAAGCACCCAGATCTCCAACTTTTGTGCTCGGCAGAAAAGTCGAAGCCCAAGTTGGATTATGTAATATTAGATTTTGCAGTGCGTTATACATCCAAGCCGCTGGTGCACGCCATGGTTTTTTAAGTCTTTCCCGAACTTCATAATTTCTCATTCCAGTTCTTAAAGAAAGTGTTTCGGCAACATTTGCATCAAATTCCTCAATTAAAGAAGGAATTGCTACTACAGACTTTCCATGAGCTCCAAATATTTTAACTCCATTAGGGTCCATACCCATTTCTTCTGCTTGTCTTCTGGCTCTTCCATAATTGATGGCTGCGCCAAAACCAGCAATTCTTTGATTATTATGGTTATAAGAAACTGATCCTTGTAAAGCGGCCATTGTTAACTGTTCAACAGGATCAGATGCAACAAGTAACGTTCCTCCCCAATTTGCCTTCGAGGCATTTTCAAGTAATTCTCTTAAAATTTTTACATTGGAGGCATATTGAACCGCCCGAACATCAATGTTCATCGAGGTAGAAGTCGCCGGCGGAATTGGACCTGAAGCAAGGAATAAAATAACATCTGCAGCAAAAATCTCTTCTATGTTTTCTTGCGTGACACTTAATAGATCTGGATGAGCATCCCTTTGCAATCCAATGTCTTCAAGTTCTATCTCTAATGCTTCAACTGTATTTCTACTCTTTGACGCTAATATTAATTTATTTATGTGCGAGGTTGCCTTATTTTGAGAATAAAGAGCCTGAGCAACATGACTACCTATGTCCCCCAAACCAAAAATAGCAACGGTTACTGGATTGGATCGATTTATATGCAATACTTTTTCGAGACTATTTTGTTGCTCTTTGGAATCAAGCACGTTTGTAATAAGTAAAGTAGAATTATTTGAAAGCGCTTTTATCCATGGGTCCATTACTTCTTCATTAATTGGGCCTTGATATTTATTGCTTCTCGGGAAAATTATTCCTGAAAGAGTTTCATATTTAGTAAAATGTTGACGTTGGCTTGGAAAAAGTCCACCAAGAGCTGCTTCTCCATTTAATGTTTCCCAAACTGCTCTGGTTGTCAGAGGATTACCAGTTCCCGGATTTGATTCTAATACAACAATACCTCCAAAATTGTCTAACTCTGCTGGCTTTGGGGAGTCTTCTAATTGAGTCAAGTCAAAATTTGGTTTATTTTGTTTTGATAGCATTGACGTAAAAAATGCTTTGCTTGATTTGGGGATAACCACCAACAAATTATCCAAATTTGAGACAAACCAAAGCTTTCCCTCCTCTCCATATTTCTTTTCAAGAATTTTTGGTAAATTTACTTTTTCTAAAGCGGACATATTTTAAAAAACCTTCCGATTTTATTCAGAAGGTTACAATAATATATTTTCGAATTACATTATACTATATTTTTTGTAAATATCCTATAATACTAAATTATTGGTTTAAAAATATATTTTTATCCAATCCCCGCAGTTTTCTTCTTTCCTTTCATCTAATATTCATCAATAAAGTGTCTAATTAAAGTATAGGCATATCACTAAATTAATGGCTTCCTGATAATCCGATGGGAGAGTTTTTGGAGTTTAGGATATTACCTTCTAAACAAATCAATTGAAAGTTGTGATTGCCTTATAATTGAGCGAAGAGTACCTGGAGCCAAATCTCTTGAATGAAAAGGAACTGTCGTGTGAGCTTTAGTTTTCGAATTAAAATATTGTTTGTGACTGGATTTACTGACGTTAACGATAAATCCATTTTTAATAAGAATTGCTTCAACTTCACGAGGTTTTA
The Candidatus Gracilibacteria bacterium DNA segment above includes these coding regions:
- a CDS encoding sulfite exporter TauE/SafE family protein, with the translated sequence MSPSLLQILILFFAGVFASLFGSLVGGAAFITIPIMASLGIPLPVTIAANTFSNLGINLGGFNQFKKKKLINYKIGFFLAFFAFFGSIFGSSLVLKTPAVYIKVILIVALFTSLFSLFIKPKKGVLLDISKKITKPAYILGAILATILGAYSGFLGAGVATFYTYGLIFIFNQSFLESTGTRKIPGLVQSLGATVIFLFNKQVNFAICNLPAFIFWHVSWFRNRNPLWYKVRQQIHQNSVNNNHDYSSDKVSEIILKSNLLSIIVTKFF
- a CDS encoding addiction module toxin, HicA family, translated to MPRLAPLKPREVEAILIKNGFIVNVSKSSHKQYFNSKTKAHTTVPFHSRDLAPGTLRSIIRQSQLSIDLFRR